A window from Culex pipiens pallens isolate TS chromosome 3, TS_CPP_V2, whole genome shotgun sequence encodes these proteins:
- the LOC120424110 gene encoding D-beta-hydroxybutyrate dehydrogenase, mitochondrial → MSSVVPAVSSVPSLSSISSSGNFPEVAAADSGLLTESLFLVGTGAFGMMSVLQRGSGADLVKYAGLMTVSTATLLLLLGSRERRKLRFTERSIVFVTGCDSGLGFNIAKLCHGLGFVVFAGCLNKESEGAQLLLELDGKSGRVVIVPLDITHEEKIMVAHKLVKDFLEQKPEYELFALVNNAGVMCFGEFEWQLNDHIDQQIGINLIGTMKMTKAFLPLLRRYRARLINVTSHCSLQALPGLSVYSASKAALRFWTEALRQEMSSYGVQVVNFIPGSLVMQSNICANQQRYAEQMKAAFTPEQSEFYGSYFDEYNAYLRVISGAKPVQQLPDNHAVLRTFEDALLDATPRPMYKCEPWRYRFYHFLFRIAPTAWSDWLVRRFIAMPQYRTPDQRKVSGIGASL, encoded by the coding sequence ATGAGCTCAGTTGTTCCCGCGGTGTCATCGGTGCCGTCGCTGTCGTCCATCAGTAGCAGTGGAAACTTTCCGGAGGTTGCCGCCGCAGATTCGGGCCTGTTGACGGAGTCGTTGTTTCTGGTTGGGACCGGTGCGTTCGGCATGATGAGCGTGTTGCAGCGCGGTTCCGGAGCGGATTTGGTCAAGTATGCCGGATTGATGACGGTCAGTACGGCCacgttgctgctgttgttggggAGTCGCGAACGGAGGAAGTTGCGGTTTACGGAACGATCGATCGTGTTCGTGACCGGATGTGACTCCGGGTTGGGGTTTAACATTGCCAAGTTGTGCCACGGGTTGGGCTTTGTGGTGTTTGCTGGTTGTTTGAACAAGGAGTCCGAGGGGGCTCAGCTGTTGCTGGAGTTGGACGGGAAGAGTGGGCGGGTTGTGATCGTTCCGTTGGACATTACCCACGAGGAGAAGATCATGGTGGCGCACAAGCTGGTCAAGGACTTTCTGGAGCAGAAACCCGAGTACGAGCTGTTTGCGTTGGTCAACAACGCCGGTGTCATGTGCTTTGGGGAGTTCGAGTGGCAGCTGAACGACCACATCGACCAGCAGATCGGCATCAACCTGATCGGAACGATGAAGATGACCAAAGCGTTTCTTCCACTGCTTCGACGGTATCGAGCTCGGCTCATCAACGTTACCAGCCATTGTTCCCTTCAAGCACTacccggtctctccgtgtactcCGCGTCCAAAGCAGCCCTCCGCTTCTGGACCGAAGCCCTCCGCCAGGAAATGTCCTCTTATGGCGTCCAGGTCGTCAATTTCATCCCCGGTTCCCTCGTCATGCAGAGCAACATTTGCGCCAACCAGCAACGCTACGCCGAACAGATGAAAGCCGCCTTCACCCCAGAACAATCCGAATTCTACGGAAGCTACTTCGACGAGTACAACGCATACCTTAGGGTCATCTCCGGCGCCAAACCGGTCCAGCAACTGCCCGACAACCACGCCGTGCTCCGAACCTTCGAAGATGCCCTCCTAGACGCCACACCGCGTCCAATGTACAAGTGCGAACCGTGGCGTTACCGCTTCTACCACTTTCTGTTCCGGATCGCGCCGACGGCCTGGAGTGATTGGCTCGTGCGACGGTTCATCGCGATGCCCCAGTACCGGACGCCGGATCAGCGAAAGGTCAGCGGCATCGGGGCGAGCTTGTGA